The genomic stretch CGGACAGGTCGCGCACCAGCACCAAGGTGTCCGGCCCGGACACGGACACGTTCAGCTCCACGCGCAGCTCACCCCGGGCGCCGCGCAGCGCCGTCTCGTAGATGGGCGGGACGCGCTCTCCGCGCATCCGGCGCTGGTGCCGCTCGGTCATGAGCGGGGCCTCGTGGGTGGAGAACTTCTCGATGCTCGCGCCCACCACCTGCTCGCGCGGGTAGCCCATCAAGGTGCAGAACGCCGGGTTGGCATGGATGATGTGGCTGTCGCGGACCACGACCATGGCGTAGGGCAGGGCATCCAGATGGTCGTAGGTGCCCCCCCGGGCCGTTTCAGGCGTCGTCACGGGGGGGACGATGACATTCCGGCCCGGAGGAGGGAAGCGGAGCGGGAGCGGGAGGGGGCCTGGACTTCGGCTTGACCCAGGCATTTGCCCTCCTTCTAGACCTGGACCCCCCGGCGCGTCTGAGTTGCGCGGTGCGCGCCTTCAGTGCTAAGCGGCGCCCGCGTTGTGAGGACGGCGGGGTGGGCGAGGGCAGGCGAACCCGTGGTTTTCCCGAGGCTGGTCGAGGCGATGGCGGAGAAGGAGCCCGGGAAAGAGCCGAAGGACGGCGAGTTGTCGGAGACGGCCCGGCAGATGCGGGCGGCCGAGCCCTATATCGCCGCGGTGTGGAAGCTGGTGGGTGGAGCGGTGGTCGGGGTGCTGGGTGGCTATTTCCTGGACAAGGGGTTGGGGACGGGGCCGTGGGGGTTGCTGGGGTTGAGCCTGGTGGGCATCTCCGCGGGCTTCTACGGGTTCCTGCACGAGATGGCCCGGCTGGGAAAGAGGAAGCGGTGAGCGGCGGCGAGCGGTCCTTTCGCACCTACGCGGGGTTGTCGGCGGGGGTGGCGGTGCTGGCGGTGGGCCTGGCGCTCTGGGTGCCGGGGCAGGTGGGGTGGGGACGGGGCGCGTTGTTGGGCGTGCTGTTCGCGGTGGGGACGGGGGCGGTGGGGTTGTGGCTCAAGCGGCGGGCGTTGCGGCGGGACATGGTGGCCGCGCTGAAGGTGGTAGCGGTGGTGTTCGGGCTGCGGGCGGCCCTGGTGGTGGTGGGGTTGGTCTGGGTGGTGCGGCGGGAGTGGGACGTGTTGGCGTTCGTGGCGGGGTTCTTCG from Cystobacter ferrugineus encodes the following:
- a CDS encoding AtpZ/AtpI family protein is translated as MAEKEPGKEPKDGELSETARQMRAAEPYIAAVWKLVGGAVVGVLGGYFLDKGLGTGPWGLLGLSLVGISAGFYGFLHEMARLGKRKR